Proteins found in one Sorghum bicolor cultivar BTx623 chromosome 1, Sorghum_bicolor_NCBIv3, whole genome shotgun sequence genomic segment:
- the LOC110431749 gene encoding uncharacterized protein LOC110431749, producing MADAVIRSGTTDAKVAASSRAGRGKLYHVTFNTYGHHAKQGELSNTNQQSWSVVAAGVPCGANQPPGRARGQHLARLRGHQRRKVQQDEPKDLKCDQRRRCSKRNQKVRGFHFPDCSNEGGSCQVLEGDNQEDEPVEDEEVDSSDATIGSAAILVKSCNDPNMDQLVLVMEEQSIKIQLLHNRRPQKN from the exons ATGGCGGACGCAGTGATCAGAAGCGGCACCACTGACGCGAAGGTCGCAGCGAGCAGCAGAGCAGGACGTGGCAAGCTGTACCACGTCACGTTCAATACATACGGCCATCACGCCAAGCAAGGTGAGCTTTCAAA TACTAATCAGCAGTCATGGTCCGTGGTTGCTGCCGGCGTCCCTTGCGGTGCTAATCAGCCACCCGGACGAGCCAGAGGACAGCATCTCGCAAGGCTGCGGGGGCATCAAAGGAGGAAGGTGCAGCAAGACGAACCGAAAG ATCTGAAATGTGACCAAAGGAGAAGGTGTAGCAAAAGAAACCAAAAGGTTAGAGGATTTCACTTCCCTGATTGCTCCAATGAAGGAGGAAGTTGCCAAGTTTTGGAAGGAGACAACCAAGAGGACGAACCAGTGGAGGATGAGGAAG TTGATTCTTCTGATGCAACCATAGGGTCTGCAGCTATTTTGGTTAAGAGCTGCAATGATCCTAACATGGACCAACTGGTGCTTGTTATGGAGGAACAGTCCATAAAAATACAGCTTTTGCATAATAGAAGGCCTCAAAAGAATTGA